In Synechococcus sp. A18-25c, a single window of DNA contains:
- the sfsA gene encoding DNA/RNA nuclease SfsA: MTVTQLLSFKPLTEGVLIKRYKRFLADIELEDGTVVTAHCANTGPMTGVLHPGGKVRLRYAPSPKRKLAWTWEQAEVPGADGTPCWVGINTALPNRLIRATIEAGCLEEQLGAIAEIRAEVAYGENRRSRIDLLLTPDASAKDQRPIYLEVKNTTWSDGPLALFPDTVTERGQKHLQELMHVLPDARGVLVPCLSRPDVTAFAPGDSADPRYGELFREAMACGVEVLPCCFRFEADRVLWEGGRDVWLPKPLNN; the protein is encoded by the coding sequence ATGACCGTCACCCAGCTGCTCTCGTTTAAACCCTTGACGGAGGGAGTGCTGATCAAGCGCTACAAGCGCTTTCTGGCGGACATTGAACTCGAAGACGGGACCGTGGTGACGGCTCACTGCGCCAATACCGGCCCCATGACTGGTGTCCTACATCCGGGTGGCAAGGTAAGGCTGCGCTACGCCCCCTCCCCCAAGCGCAAGCTGGCCTGGACCTGGGAGCAGGCGGAAGTTCCCGGTGCCGATGGGACGCCTTGCTGGGTGGGCATCAACACCGCTCTACCCAACCGTTTGATCCGAGCAACGATCGAAGCCGGCTGCTTGGAGGAGCAGCTCGGTGCGATCGCCGAAATCCGGGCTGAGGTGGCCTACGGCGAGAACCGCCGCAGCCGCATCGACCTATTACTCACACCGGATGCCAGCGCCAAGGATCAGCGTCCGATCTACCTCGAGGTCAAAAACACCACTTGGAGCGATGGCCCCTTGGCCCTCTTCCCTGACACGGTCACAGAACGGGGTCAGAAGCACTTGCAGGAGCTGATGCATGTGCTGCCAGATGCCCGCGGCGTGCTGGTGCCGTGCCTAAGCCGGCCGGATGTGACGGCTTTCGCCCCGGGCGACAGCGCCGACCCGCGCTATGGAGAGCTTTTTCGCGAAGCAATGGCTTGCGGCGTTGAAGTGCTCCCCTGCTGTTTCCGGTTTGAGGCCGATCGCGTTCTTTGGGAAGGAGGAAGGGATGTGTGGCTTCCAAAACCGCTTAACAACTGA